One genomic region from Candidatus Acidiferrales bacterium encodes:
- a CDS encoding NADH-quinone oxidoreductase subunit M: MAYQFLGIGYLTWITFLPVLGMILVLLIPKAGVNLMKWTALAATLLQLVFAGLIWMNFSAPLTGINDPNNFQFVEKTRWIDLPGVAWFGRVAVDYFMGIDGLSLPMVILTALISFVGVIASWNINKSQKGYFALYLLLDTGMMGVFVALDMFLFYVFWELMLLPMYFLIGIWGGPRREYAAIKFFLYTLLGSVLILLVMLGLYFSVSIKESGQEMHTFNMLAMMDPKNFVTGSLFAGLGTYWRYVAFIALFIGFAIKVPVFPFHTWLPDAHVEAPTAISVILAGVLLKMGTYGLLRVSFPIFPDAMLKYAFPLAILGFINIIYGALCAMAQTDFKKLIAYSSISHMGVVLLGIASLNTQGVAGGVLQMFNHGVVTAMLFLIVGVIYDRAHTRGLDDFGGLANQMPVYTGIMTVAFFAAIGLPGLSEFVSELLSYLGAFQTFRWVAIFSSLGIVLTAGYMLWTLQRVFLGQLPEKWKSLTDVNGRELVSFVPLVIVVIVLGVFPSIMLHPINASLNHLVDFVQKVGNGLTAAR; the protein is encoded by the coding sequence ATGGCTTATCAATTCCTTGGAATTGGTTACCTGACCTGGATCACTTTCTTGCCTGTACTCGGGATGATTCTTGTTTTGCTCATCCCGAAGGCAGGCGTGAACCTGATGAAATGGACGGCACTTGCTGCAACGCTATTGCAGCTCGTGTTTGCGGGGCTCATCTGGATGAATTTCAGCGCGCCGCTTACCGGCATCAATGATCCGAACAACTTCCAGTTCGTCGAGAAAACAAGATGGATTGACCTGCCGGGTGTGGCCTGGTTTGGACGGGTTGCTGTCGATTACTTCATGGGAATCGACGGCCTGAGTCTGCCGATGGTGATCCTCACGGCTCTGATTTCATTTGTCGGAGTGATTGCATCATGGAACATAAATAAATCTCAGAAAGGTTACTTCGCTCTGTATCTTCTTCTCGACACCGGTATGATGGGCGTCTTTGTCGCGCTTGATATGTTTCTGTTTTATGTTTTCTGGGAATTGATGCTTCTGCCCATGTACTTTCTCATTGGCATCTGGGGCGGACCGAGGAGGGAATACGCGGCAATAAAATTCTTCCTTTATACTCTGCTTGGTTCGGTACTGATACTTTTAGTCATGTTGGGTCTATATTTCAGTGTCAGCATAAAAGAATCTGGTCAGGAGATGCACACGTTTAACATGCTTGCGATGATGGATCCGAAGAATTTCGTGACCGGTTCACTATTTGCCGGACTCGGTACCTACTGGAGATATGTCGCATTCATAGCGCTTTTCATCGGTTTTGCGATAAAAGTCCCGGTCTTTCCGTTCCATACGTGGCTCCCCGATGCTCATGTGGAGGCGCCGACGGCCATTAGTGTCATTCTTGCCGGCGTCCTTTTGAAAATGGGAACTTACGGACTCTTAAGAGTCAGCTTCCCGATTTTCCCTGACGCGATGTTGAAGTACGCATTTCCACTCGCGATTCTCGGCTTTATCAATATTATTTATGGTGCTCTCTGTGCCATGGCACAAACTGATTTCAAGAAGTTGATCGCTTATTCAAGCATAAGCCACATGGGCGTGGTGCTTCTTGGCATCGCATCGCTGAACACGCAGGGCGTTGCCGGCGGAGTACTGCAAATGTTCAACCATGGCGTCGTCACCGCGATGCTATTCTTGATAGTCGGAGTGATTTACGACCGGGCTCATACGCGCGGCCTGGATGATTTCGGCGGACTCGCAAACCAAATGCCGGTTTATACCGGGATCATGACCGTCGCTTTCTTTGCGGCTATCGGTCTGCCGGGGCTGAGCGAGTTTGTCAGCGAGCTTCTTTCTTATTTGGGTGCGTTCCAGACTTTCAGATGGGTTGCAATTTTCTCCAGCCTCGGAATTGTTCTGACAGCGGGTTATATGCTCTGGACACTGCAGCGCGTCTTCCTTGGACAGCTTCCCGAAAAGTGGAAATCGCTGACCGATGTTAACGGGAGAGAACTCGTTTCGTTTGTTCCTCTCGTGATCGTGGTTATTGTGCTGGGTGTGTTCCCGTCCATTATGCTCCATCCGATTAATGCATCGCTGAACCATCTTGTCGATTTTGTCCAGAAAGTCGGGAACGGCTTGACGGCAGCGAGGTAA
- a CDS encoding NADH-quinone oxidoreductase subunit N: protein MFQTIYESFGYILPETTLAIFFVLTLLTAIVGRRRGKYLPAFMALIGFIIAGIYVFRQIDVSVLVFSGMYAVDPFSWFFKVIFLITGILIVLFSMQSRELEAASTKYAEYFSLIISLTIGAFFMAGSTNLLMMYLSLELVSISSYILSGFTKENARADEASLKYVIYGAFSSGLMLYGISLLYGLTGETNIYSFNQAIAAGGAPRITILVAIILMLVGLGYKISAVPFHFWTPDVYEGAPITVTAFLSVTSKAAGFAMLIRFFKIAFIDVTAQPMAAGMWEIFRGFNWTDIIAVLSVLTMTVGNLVAIWQSNMKRLLAYSSIAHAGYILMGFVTLTNQGISAMLVYLIAYLLMNLGAFYIVMLVANKYHTENVDGYNGLGYRSPYAAFALTVFLFSLTGIPPTFGFIGKFYLFSSLISAHYIWLAIVGVINSVISLYYYARVVRNMYLVQPEDTTRIEFDFGTNLLMTVFVIPNIGLMLYFSPILSWAQYSVSMFGLR, encoded by the coding sequence ATGTTTCAGACCATCTACGAGAGTTTTGGTTATATCTTGCCGGAGACGACGCTCGCAATATTTTTTGTCCTGACGTTATTGACGGCGATTGTTGGAAGAAGGCGCGGGAAGTACCTACCCGCGTTTATGGCTCTGATCGGATTCATAATCGCGGGCATCTACGTGTTTAGGCAGATCGATGTCAGTGTGCTGGTGTTCAGCGGCATGTACGCGGTCGATCCATTCAGCTGGTTCTTCAAAGTGATATTTTTAATAACCGGGATACTCATCGTTCTCTTCTCGATGCAGAGCCGCGAACTTGAGGCGGCTTCAACGAAGTATGCAGAATATTTCAGCCTGATAATTTCGCTGACCATCGGCGCGTTCTTCATGGCGGGTTCGACAAATCTGCTTATGATGTATTTGTCGCTGGAGCTCGTCAGCATTTCATCCTACATTTTATCCGGCTTCACGAAGGAAAACGCGAGAGCAGATGAAGCGTCGTTGAAGTACGTGATCTACGGAGCGTTTTCGTCGGGACTGATGCTCTACGGTATTTCTCTGCTTTACGGACTTACGGGAGAAACCAATATCTATTCATTCAACCAGGCGATAGCCGCCGGTGGTGCACCGAGAATTACCATCCTGGTTGCGATCATCCTGATGCTTGTCGGACTGGGTTACAAAATAAGCGCGGTGCCGTTTCACTTCTGGACGCCCGACGTTTATGAAGGTGCGCCGATTACGGTTACCGCATTTCTTTCCGTCACGTCGAAGGCGGCTGGCTTTGCGATGCTAATAAGGTTTTTTAAAATTGCATTCATCGATGTCACTGCTCAACCGATGGCTGCGGGGATGTGGGAGATCTTCAGAGGGTTCAATTGGACGGACATAATTGCTGTGCTTTCGGTTCTTACTATGACCGTCGGCAACCTTGTTGCGATATGGCAATCTAACATGAAGCGGCTCCTCGCATACTCGAGCATCGCGCATGCCGGGTATATCCTGATGGGATTTGTGACGCTGACGAACCAGGGCATATCCGCGATGCTTGTGTATCTCATAGCTTATCTTCTGATGAACCTTGGAGCATTTTACATCGTAATGCTGGTCGCAAATAAATATCATACCGAAAACGTCGACGGCTACAATGGACTCGGTTATCGTTCGCCATATGCGGCATTTGCGCTGACCGTATTTCTCTTTTCTCTGACTGGGATTCCGCCGACGTTCGGATTCATAGGAAAATTCTATTTGTTCTCATCGCTGATCAGCGCACATTATATCTGGCTTGCGATTGTCGGTGTCATTAACAGCGTGATCTCGCTTTATTATTATGCGAGGGTCGTGCGCAATATGTACCTCGTCCAACCCGAAGACACAACGCGGATCGAGTTTGATTTCGGCACCAATCTCCTTATGACGGTTTTTGTTATTCCCAACATCGGATTGATGCTCTACTTCTCACCGATACTGAGCTGGGCTCAGTATTCCGTAAGCATGTTCGGACTGAGATAA
- a CDS encoding beta-galactosidase, with the protein MRSIYLIVCIFLSTSILGFSRTVVFYEQNFPSVDNGVISRATLERAFASMNTQFVGLDGLEKDLADSDLLVLPYGSAFPADAWDMVSRHLGSGNLLVLGGRPLYVPVYHDSAGGWWAGQPQNTFSRYLGIMYSHVVTQLENPAHKPWSLRWGDDAPFFSNQLPSITLNPERVFANSGFGQKYRGIGFLVDAHGNRLAAPIVADDRFGHASTPRRGVYLSFDADSTYWNSEAAIDLIHQAGTYASFGGDRLWIDLQSLAVDPGEHVTGTIDVTRNGEPAELMLELLSGSNVLETRKVSCSNSLHEEIGLTTPLNVSGLYEVRAILSVGDTVVDQYTSGVEVRDTSLLHSGHQIEAGRDYFKLDGKPYLPVGINYFSTDPNTSDFFVGGSLGGNAYVWERDFAEMEHEGITIVRTGTWQNRVRYLDQVTGAADEQLLRAIEAYLDAAARHHMQVIFTFFAFNPQVEMQQGPGQEGDLLGPGSNPYLDPVAIDAETAYVCSIVSRFKDVPFLSYDLINEPSFANPKRIWKGNSPNGDPREVAAWHRWIEKRYGTIDSLAKEWHTPPSELGSFNDVPEPTLPDFDLTRYGNPNTVRAIDFDLFAQDAFIRWADTIIQTIRSTGSKQVVTVGQDEGGVTDRVLDQFWSNSEVDYTVNHTWWRDDALLWGSVAAKSTRKPNLIEETGPQPVWDMDGTWRWDDHGGLGLEERKLALAFANGNAGILHWDWTRSDDFGIMRRDGSEKVWMDALNGIASFAKKAQPYATEAGLPQVALVLPQSLQLSPFSSYGLEVQQKAVRALYQYARSTAFAIGEYQLSHMPDAKLIIVPAPWILSQESWNLLMSKVRDGATLLISGRIDVDEHWITVPRRSEELNLKYTSADLTTREVEVKWPEGTAHLSYSTDKTTYAQHGALSNGRTFDDISLGRGHILYFTVPLELSDQLSEIGRIYRYAIRFAGVNSPYETSCEDPGILICPTELPEATLYVLTSESSNTAPFEFHDRLSGKNFQVKLAPGRAALMLIGTDGRLVASYNVK; encoded by the coding sequence ATGCGTAGTATCTACCTAATTGTGTGTATTTTCCTATCAACTTCTATTCTAGGTTTCAGCAGAACCGTTGTTTTCTACGAACAAAATTTTCCCTCAGTTGATAACGGGGTGATCAGTCGTGCGACACTTGAACGGGCATTTGCCTCGATGAACACTCAATTCGTAGGACTTGATGGTCTGGAGAAAGATTTAGCTGACAGTGACCTTCTTGTATTGCCATATGGCTCCGCGTTTCCCGCAGATGCCTGGGACATGGTTAGCCGTCATTTAGGAAGCGGCAACCTCCTGGTGTTGGGCGGAAGACCACTTTACGTGCCGGTGTACCATGATAGTGCCGGCGGCTGGTGGGCGGGACAACCGCAGAATACTTTTTCAAGATACCTCGGCATCATGTACTCGCATGTCGTGACGCAGCTCGAAAATCCGGCGCACAAGCCATGGAGTCTGAGATGGGGTGATGACGCGCCATTTTTCAGTAACCAATTACCGTCAATCACGTTGAATCCTGAGCGTGTTTTCGCTAATTCGGGTTTTGGACAAAAGTATCGCGGCATCGGGTTTCTAGTCGATGCTCACGGCAATCGACTCGCCGCTCCGATAGTCGCCGACGATCGATTCGGTCATGCCTCAACACCGCGGCGTGGCGTTTATCTGAGCTTCGACGCTGACTCCACTTATTGGAATTCAGAAGCGGCAATAGATTTAATACATCAAGCTGGAACATATGCATCCTTCGGTGGGGATCGCCTATGGATCGATTTGCAGTCATTGGCAGTTGATCCGGGCGAGCATGTTACAGGCACGATTGATGTTACGCGGAACGGAGAGCCGGCGGAACTAATGCTGGAATTGTTGTCGGGCTCAAATGTCCTTGAGACCAGGAAGGTAAGTTGTAGTAATTCTCTCCATGAGGAAATTGGACTGACCACGCCATTGAATGTGTCCGGACTCTACGAAGTGCGTGCCATCTTATCGGTGGGTGATACGGTTGTTGACCAGTACACCTCTGGAGTCGAGGTGCGTGATACGTCGCTTCTGCACTCAGGCCACCAGATTGAGGCAGGGCGAGATTATTTCAAGTTGGACGGGAAACCGTACTTGCCGGTCGGGATCAATTACTTCTCTACAGATCCTAATACTTCCGACTTCTTTGTTGGCGGGAGTCTGGGCGGCAACGCATACGTTTGGGAACGAGACTTTGCCGAGATGGAGCACGAAGGAATCACAATTGTTCGGACGGGGACGTGGCAAAATCGCGTTCGTTATCTTGATCAGGTAACCGGTGCGGCAGACGAACAACTTCTCCGAGCCATCGAAGCTTACCTCGACGCAGCCGCGCGACATCATATGCAGGTTATATTCACGTTCTTTGCATTCAATCCTCAAGTGGAAATGCAGCAGGGACCCGGACAGGAAGGCGACCTCCTCGGACCGGGCTCCAATCCATACCTGGATCCGGTCGCGATAGATGCAGAAACCGCTTATGTCTGTTCCATTGTCTCGCGCTTCAAGGATGTACCGTTTTTGAGTTACGATCTTATTAATGAACCGAGTTTTGCAAATCCAAAGCGAATATGGAAAGGAAATTCGCCGAACGGCGATCCGAGAGAAGTTGCCGCCTGGCACCGTTGGATCGAAAAGCGTTATGGCACAATCGACAGTCTCGCGAAGGAATGGCATACACCTCCTTCTGAGCTTGGCTCATTTAATGATGTGCCGGAGCCCACGCTGCCAGATTTCGATTTGACGCGTTACGGAAATCCAAATACGGTGCGGGCGATTGACTTCGATTTGTTTGCACAGGACGCTTTCATCCGATGGGCGGATACGATCATTCAAACGATTCGGTCAACAGGTTCTAAGCAAGTAGTTACTGTGGGTCAGGATGAAGGCGGGGTCACTGATCGCGTGCTTGATCAATTCTGGTCAAATTCAGAAGTCGACTACACGGTAAACCATACATGGTGGCGGGACGATGCGTTACTGTGGGGTTCGGTTGCCGCCAAGAGTACTCGCAAGCCGAATCTGATTGAAGAAACCGGCCCTCAGCCTGTCTGGGACATGGACGGAACCTGGCGCTGGGACGATCATGGAGGACTCGGACTGGAGGAGCGGAAGTTAGCGCTTGCGTTCGCGAATGGGAACGCCGGTATTCTACATTGGGATTGGACTCGCAGCGATGACTTTGGCATCATGCGGCGCGACGGTTCTGAAAAAGTTTGGATGGATGCGTTGAACGGCATAGCCTCCTTCGCTAAAAAAGCACAGCCCTACGCGACCGAAGCCGGACTTCCTCAGGTCGCTCTAGTACTGCCTCAGTCACTGCAGCTCTCGCCGTTCAGCAGTTATGGTTTGGAGGTGCAGCAAAAGGCGGTGCGCGCATTGTACCAGTATGCACGATCGACGGCATTTGCGATTGGAGAATATCAACTTTCTCATATGCCAGATGCGAAACTAATTATTGTCCCTGCGCCATGGATATTGAGCCAGGAATCATGGAATTTATTGATGAGCAAAGTCAGAGACGGTGCGACTCTACTCATCTCCGGAAGGATCGACGTCGATGAGCATTGGATAACGGTTCCCCGTCGCTCAGAAGAACTGAACCTGAAGTACACGTCGGCCGATCTGACCACGCGGGAAGTCGAGGTGAAGTGGCCCGAAGGCACCGCGCACTTGAGCTATTCCACGGACAAGACTACTTACGCGCAGCACGGTGCGTTAAGCAACGGCCGGACCTTTGACGACATCTCTTTGGGCAGAGGACATATATTGTACTTCACCGTTCCCCTTGAGCTTTCCGACCAGCTTAGCGAGATCGGGCGGATTTATAGGTATGCTATTAGGTTCGCCGGTGTCAATTCTCCTTACGAGACTTCTTGTGAAGATCCCGGCATTCTGATTTGTCCGACGGAGCTGCCCGAAGCGACACTTTACGTTTTGACTTCCGAGAGTTCGAACACAGCTCCGTTCGAATTTCACGACAGACTGAGCGGAAAAAATTTTCAAGTTAAACTCGCACCCGGTAGGGCAGCACTGATGCTTATTGGAACGGATGGACGGCTCGTCGCTTCCTACAATGTGAAGTGA
- a CDS encoding amidase, which yields MDTKKFPKPFDTDLNRRSILKRALAGGVLAATFPSLVREKFPVGFSFDVSPSDFDEITVAELQDGMKSGKYTARSIAERYLDRINAIDKQGPTLKSVIEVNPDALEIADELDKERKEKGERGPMHGIPVLIKDNIDTADKMMTTAGSLALVGSKRSSDSFLAQQLRMSGAVILGKTNLSEWANIRSNHSTSGWSGRGGLTRNPYALDRNTSGSSSGSAVAVSSNLCAVAVGTETDGSIVSPSSINGIVGIKPTVGLVSRTGVVPISHSQDTAGPMGRTVRDAATLLGALVGVDPEDKASGASKGKFFSDYTQFLNADGLRGARIGVVRSYFGFHEGVDVVINNAIEVMKSSGATLIDPAEIKTLSQLGNAEDLVLQYELKADMKTYLDRLGPNAPVHTLKDIIEFNEKHKEIEMPYFGQDVFLKAEARGSLTSKEYLDALAKCRRLFRREGIDAALKRHRLDALIAPTDSPAWLTDLVDGDHFLGGSSQAAAVAGYPTITVPAGFVFGLPIGVSFFGRAWSEPTLIKLAYSFEQATKVRKPPQFKATVDLV from the coding sequence GTGGATACCAAGAAATTCCCTAAGCCATTTGATACGGACTTGAATCGCAGAAGCATTTTAAAGAGAGCTTTGGCGGGCGGAGTTCTTGCAGCTACATTCCCCTCACTCGTGAGAGAAAAATTTCCTGTCGGTTTTTCTTTCGATGTGTCACCGTCGGATTTCGATGAGATAACGGTTGCCGAGCTGCAAGATGGAATGAAGTCCGGAAAGTATACGGCAAGATCAATAGCCGAGCGCTATCTTGATCGCATCAATGCAATCGATAAACAAGGTCCGACTCTTAAGAGTGTAATCGAAGTGAATCCTGATGCGTTGGAGATTGCCGATGAACTCGATAAAGAGCGGAAAGAAAAAGGCGAGCGAGGACCGATGCATGGTATACCGGTGTTAATTAAGGATAACATTGACACGGCCGATAAGATGATGACTACTGCGGGTTCACTTGCGCTCGTCGGCTCGAAACGGTCGTCCGATTCATTCCTTGCACAGCAGCTGCGAATGTCCGGCGCGGTGATACTCGGCAAAACTAATCTCAGCGAATGGGCAAACATTCGATCGAATCACTCTACGAGCGGATGGAGCGGCCGCGGCGGACTGACAAGAAATCCTTATGCACTCGACAGAAATACGTCGGGATCAAGCTCTGGTTCTGCAGTAGCAGTGTCGTCGAATCTCTGTGCGGTGGCGGTCGGAACTGAGACTGACGGTTCGATTGTAAGTCCCTCGTCCATAAACGGTATCGTTGGGATAAAACCGACGGTAGGATTGGTGAGCCGCACCGGCGTGGTGCCGATCTCACATTCACAGGATACGGCCGGTCCAATGGGAAGGACAGTGCGAGATGCGGCGACTTTGCTTGGCGCCCTCGTCGGCGTGGATCCGGAAGACAAAGCAAGCGGAGCAAGCAAAGGCAAATTCTTTTCCGATTACACTCAGTTTCTAAATGCCGATGGTTTGAGAGGAGCGCGAATCGGCGTTGTCCGAAGTTACTTTGGTTTCCATGAGGGTGTTGATGTTGTGATCAACAACGCAATTGAAGTTATGAAAAGCAGTGGAGCAACTCTCATCGATCCGGCTGAAATCAAGACTCTCAGCCAGCTTGGGAACGCCGAGGATTTAGTCCTTCAATATGAACTCAAGGCAGATATGAAAACATATCTCGACAGGCTCGGCCCGAATGCGCCGGTGCATACTTTGAAAGACATCATCGAGTTCAACGAAAAGCACAAAGAAATCGAGATGCCTTACTTCGGGCAGGATGTTTTTCTAAAAGCTGAAGCCAGAGGTTCACTGACGAGCAAGGAATATCTTGATGCTCTCGCAAAATGTCGAAGACTCTTCAGGAGGGAAGGAATTGATGCGGCTCTAAAGAGACATAGACTCGATGCGTTGATTGCTCCTACCGACAGTCCTGCTTGGCTGACGGACTTAGTGGACGGCGATCATTTTCTTGGAGGGAGTTCACAGGCAGCTGCGGTTGCAGGTTATCCAACCATAACCGTGCCCGCCGGATTTGTATTTGGACTTCCCATAGGTGTCTCGTTCTTCGGTCGCGCCTGGAGCGAGCCGACGCTTATCAAACTTGCGTATTCATTCGAGCAGGCAACAAAAGTAAGGAAGCCCCCACAGTTCAAAGCCACAGTTGATTTGGTTTAG
- a CDS encoding T9SS type A sorting domain-containing protein has translation MKRILSARITALLLIVTPALQVSKAGIPVAGTNKVAYYVFDSGGPDHFPLTTFTDEANIVVLFEGTLWELADSAHYSTGWMTTTNVNYHYYGEIIRDIRILQARGVKVLMNVDDAASWSTPTPFTAYDGTKYDYQQFATFIKTCAIDSLHLDGISLDIEHGATGNTNYIALIKEIGKYFGPLSSNSNSQIYAAAIYAGGAPGSVIGRSRDVAAYLNFVMDIAYFSPNYISRFNQWADSIGSSKTMVGVLNDYYDLSTATAAAAWQPTSSPKAGIMVFAANNLKSYTDAVFNALTIPQRLALMQNYPNPFNSTTVIEYQVSTPGNVSLKVYDVLGREVETLVNELQNAGSYYADFNGRNIASGVYFYRLISPGINQVRKMTLVK, from the coding sequence ATGAAGAGAATACTGTCTGCAAGAATTACGGCGTTGCTGCTTATTGTTACTCCTGCCTTGCAAGTGTCAAAAGCAGGCATTCCCGTCGCGGGAACCAACAAGGTGGCATATTATGTGTTTGATTCCGGTGGACCCGACCATTTTCCGTTGACAACATTCACGGACGAGGCCAACATAGTGGTACTTTTCGAGGGAACATTGTGGGAATTAGCTGACTCGGCCCATTACTCGACGGGATGGATGACCACTACAAATGTAAATTATCATTATTACGGTGAAATCATCAGGGACATCAGGATATTACAGGCAAGAGGCGTCAAAGTTTTAATGAATGTCGACGACGCGGCATCGTGGAGCACTCCAACGCCGTTCACTGCTTATGATGGTACAAAGTACGATTATCAGCAATTCGCCACGTTTATAAAAACATGTGCAATTGACTCACTGCATTTAGATGGAATTTCACTTGATATAGAACATGGGGCGACCGGCAACACAAACTACATAGCATTGATAAAAGAGATCGGGAAGTATTTTGGCCCGCTATCCTCCAACAGTAATTCACAAATATATGCAGCGGCCATCTATGCCGGAGGCGCTCCAGGTTCCGTAATAGGCAGGTCCCGGGATGTTGCAGCATATTTGAATTTTGTAATGGACATAGCCTATTTTTCACCGAACTACATTTCTCGATTCAACCAGTGGGCCGATTCCATAGGTTCGTCCAAAACCATGGTCGGGGTCCTCAACGATTATTATGATCTATCAACTGCAACTGCTGCTGCGGCATGGCAACCCACTTCTTCGCCCAAGGCGGGCATAATGGTGTTTGCTGCGAACAATCTCAAATCATACACCGATGCGGTATTCAACGCCCTCACGATTCCACAAAGATTGGCTCTCATGCAAAATTATCCGAACCCGTTCAACTCTACGACGGTCATCGAGTACCAGGTCTCGACACCTGGCAATGTTTCCTTAAAGGTCTACGACGTGCTTGGCCGCGAGGTGGAAACGCTGGTGAATGAACTACAGAATGCGGGAAGTTATTATGCAGATTTCAATGGCCGGAATATAGCGAGCGGAGTTTACTTTTATCGTTTAATTTCACCCGGGATCAATCAGGTGAGAAAAATGACTCTTGTGAAGTAA
- the rpsU gene encoding 30S ribosomal protein S21, with the protein MIRLVGVIVQENEPIDRALRRFKKKYERSGILKEFKKRTYFTKPSVRKRMKRVKAIRRNIKIASELG; encoded by the coding sequence GTGATAAGATTGGTCGGCGTCATTGTTCAAGAGAATGAGCCGATCGACAGAGCACTGAGGCGCTTCAAGAAGAAGTACGAGCGTTCCGGAATTCTCAAAGAATTCAAGAAGCGAACTTACTTTACGAAGCCATCAGTCCGCAAGAGGATGAAGCGCGTAAAAGCAATACGTCGCAACATCAAGATTGCATCGGAACTCGGTTGA
- the folP gene encoding dihydropteroate synthase, with protein MTNLKYQFGETIVEFGKRTYLMGILNITPDSFSDGGRFFDQTDAVLHSFQMVKDGADIIDVGGESTRPGAESVPVEEELRRVVPVIHKIRQKSNVPISVDTYKSKVAVEALKAGANIVNDISGLHFDERMADAIAESGASVVIMHMKGTPKDMQANPQYDNVIQEIYDYLAKSVDAAGKKGIRQIMIDPGIGFGKGLEDNLMLINHLEKFRGIGVPILIGVSRKSFIGKILETPVETRLEGTAAAVTASILHGADVVRVHDVREMRRVALIADAIQRQGI; from the coding sequence ATGACCAATCTCAAATATCAGTTCGGCGAAACAATCGTCGAATTTGGAAAACGTACCTATCTGATGGGGATCTTAAATATCACGCCCGATTCCTTTTCCGATGGAGGCAGATTTTTTGATCAGACCGACGCGGTGTTGCATTCGTTCCAGATGGTGAAAGACGGAGCGGACATTATCGATGTCGGTGGCGAATCAACCAGACCCGGTGCGGAGTCTGTTCCGGTCGAAGAAGAACTGCGAAGAGTGGTTCCTGTGATTCACAAGATTCGACAGAAGAGCAACGTGCCCATTTCGGTTGATACGTACAAATCCAAAGTTGCAGTTGAAGCTCTGAAGGCGGGTGCAAACATCGTTAATGATATCAGCGGCCTTCACTTTGACGAAAGGATGGCGGATGCCATTGCGGAAAGTGGAGCATCCGTGGTGATAATGCACATGAAAGGTACCCCGAAAGACATGCAGGCGAATCCGCAATACGATAATGTGATACAGGAAATCTACGATTACTTGGCCAAGTCTGTCGATGCTGCGGGGAAAAAAGGGATAAGACAAATAATGATCGATCCAGGTATCGGGTTCGGAAAAGGGCTCGAAGATAATTTGATGCTGATAAATCATCTCGAAAAATTTCGCGGCATTGGCGTGCCGATATTGATTGGTGTTTCCAGGAAATCGTTCATCGGGAAAATTCTTGAAACTCCTGTAGAGACGAGGTTGGAAGGTACTGCTGCAGCAGTGACGGCAAGTATTCTTCATGGTGCAGACGTCGTTCGCGTCCATGATGTGCGCGAAATGCGCCGCGTCGCTCTCATTGCCGATGCGATTCAGAGGCAAGGGATTTAA
- the cdaA gene encoding diadenylate cyclase CdaA, with the protein MELFHIGFITVSLIDLLDIALVAFIFYKLYQVMRGTVAAQIFIGLLMILALSFAAQALGMRGLGWLLGTLTNIWVIAFIVLFQPELRRLFLYFGKNSFVRFFIHIDISETVDEIADAVAELSNRQHGALIVITRGSALRTIIETGEEMGAKVSKELLIAIFNPKAPLHDGAVVIRGDTVEAARCTLPLTATTKISGYVLGMRHRAGLGISEQSDALVVIVSEETGTISIAEEGMLSRGLSPEGLRRKLKETLPRPSGRTAKSLFLKRATEDA; encoded by the coding sequence ATGGAATTATTTCACATCGGTTTCATCACGGTGTCGCTCATCGATCTCCTAGATATTGCGCTGGTGGCTTTTATTTTTTACAAGCTGTATCAGGTCATGCGAGGAACCGTCGCAGCGCAGATATTCATAGGGTTGCTGATGATCCTCGCTTTGTCGTTTGCCGCGCAAGCTCTCGGAATGCGGGGTCTCGGATGGCTCCTCGGAACTCTCACCAACATTTGGGTAATCGCGTTCATCGTTCTGTTCCAGCCTGAGTTGAGAAGGCTGTTTCTCTACTTCGGCAAGAACAGCTTCGTAAGGTTCTTTATTCACATCGATATCAGCGAGACGGTGGATGAAATTGCCGATGCGGTAGCTGAATTGAGCAATCGCCAACATGGTGCTCTGATTGTCATTACGCGCGGGAGTGCGCTGAGAACGATCATAGAGACGGGCGAAGAGATGGGTGCGAAAGTCTCAAAAGAACTCCTGATCGCCATCTTCAACCCCAAAGCCCCATTGCATGATGGAGCGGTTGTGATCCGAGGCGACACGGTCGAAGCGGCGAGATGCACACTGCCCTTAACCGCCACTACCAAGATAAGCGGGTATGTTCTCGGAATGAGGCACCGTGCGGGGCTCGGCATATCGGAACAATCGGATGCCCTGGTAGTGATTGTCTCGGAGGAGACCGGCACAATTTCAATTGCAGAAGAAGGTATGCTGAGTCGCGGACTTTCTCCTGAGGGATTACGCAGGAAGCTGAAAGAGACTTTGCCGCGTCCTTCAGGGAGGACCGCGAAGTCTCTCTTTTTGAAACGTGCGACGGAAGATGCTTAG